ACCGGCGAACGGTCGGCGGACAGCCCGGACTGGTTCAGTTCCCGCAGCAGCTCTCCCATGACGAAGTTGCTGACCGTCTTGGACTGGGGGAACAATCTGACGCAGGCCTCGAAATAATCGGCCAGGGCCTTGGACCCGGTCAGCACCTGAGCATCGTACTCGGGAAGGCCGTAGTCCGACACGAACCGCATCTGTTTGGCCTCCGGCAGCTCCGGCAGGGTGGCGCGAAGGGCTTCGATCCAGGCCGGATCGATCGTCAGGGGCAGCAGATCGGGGTCCGGAAAATAACGATAGTCGTGGGCCTCTTCTTTGCTCCGCATGACCGCTGTTTGGCCCCGTTCCAGATCCCAGAGCCGCGTTTCCTGTTGGATCGTTCCTCCCTCGTCGAGCACCTTGGCCTGCCGCTTGATCTCATATTCCATCGCATCCTTCGCAAACTTGAAGGAATTGATGTTCTTGAGTTCCACCTTTGTTCCGTAGGCCGCTTGTCCGACCGGCCGCAGGGAGAGATTCGGCTCGCAGCGAAAGCTGCCCTCTTCCATATTTCCATCGCACACCTCGAGGTACACCAACAGGTCGCGCAGCGCCTTGAGGTAGGCCACGACTTCGTCGGGCGACCGGAGATCCGGCTCGGTGACGATTTCCAAAAGCGGCGTGCCGGCTCGATTCAGGTCAATCCGGCTGGATACGGTGCCGGTCTCGTGCACGTTCTTTCCGGCATCCTCTTCCAGATGCGCCCGCCGGATGCGCACCCGCTTAGTCGCCGTCCCGGTCTGGATGTCGAGCCAGCCGTTGGCGCAAATGGGCGACTCATACTGCGAGATTTGATACCCCTTGGGCAGGTCTGGATAAAAATAGTTCTTGCGGGCAAATCGGCTGGCCGTCTCAATCGTGCAATTCAGCGCGAGGCCGGCCCGGATCGCCATTTCGACCGCGGTTCGGTTGACGACCGGCAAGGAGCCGGGCAACCCGAGGCAGACCGGACAGACCAATGTATTGGGAGCGGCGCCGAACGTGGTGCCGCACCCGCAAAACATCTTGGAGCGGGTCCGCAACTGCGCATGGACCTCGACCCCGACGACCACTTCGTAGGTCACGCGCTCCCTTTCCCTCCCTCGACCCGCTCGCGTTCACGCCGCATCGCATCCCGTCCCGCTTGGAAGGCCTCCGTCAAGAGCGATTTCTGCGACTCCACGAAATGCCGGCCCTTCTCGGCCACTTCCTCCAGAGCCTCGCCGGCCTTTCCCGCCAGGTCCCGCAGCTCCCCTTCCGTCCGGCGGGCATAGGTGCGCAACTGATCCCGCGTCTCCTGTCCCGAACGAGGGGCCAGGAGCAAGGCCGCCACCGCCCCCATCGTCGCGCCGGTCAAAAACGCCAACAACACCGCCCCTGCTGTCGGTCCACGATCATCCGCCATTGGGATTCCCTCCTTGTGAATGCAACCGCTCTTTCACCACCGATGTTGCCGCCCGAAACCCGGCGACCAGACTGGCCACGTTGGAAAGCAGCGATCCGCCGGAGCCCCGCACCAGATTATGAACCTGCTGCACTGATTCACCGACTTCGCCCATGGCATGCAACAGGGTCGAGGCATGGGAGACGCCGCTTTGCGCCTGTTCCGTCAGTTGGTTGATGTTTTCCGTCATCTTCCGCAATTCGCTCAGCAGCGTCGGCAATTCCGTGTTGAGTCGAACCAACACTTGCGAGAGTTCCCGCACCGTCTCCCGGAGTTGCAGCAGCGTCGGCACGAGAAACGCCACGAACCCGGCGAACGCCACGGCTGCGATGATGGCTGCCACTTCAACTCCGCTCATAATCTGATCCTCCCTGCCGGCCAGCCTGGTCTGGTCACCGCACGTTCGCCCGCTTGGTATGCCACGGAGTCGCCTGCTCGTACACGTAGCCGGCGCGGAAAATGGTTTCCTCTTCGAACGGCCGTCCGATGATCTGCATGCCGATCGGCAACCCCGTGGAACTCAAACCGCAGGGCAGCGCCAAGGCCGGCAGTCCGGCCAGGTTGACCGAGATCGTATAGATGTCCGACAGGTACATCTGCAGTGGATCGGCGGTCTTTTCCCCCAGTTTGAAGGCGGGCGTCGGCGTGACCGGCGTGACGATCAGGTCCACCTCCTTGAAGGCGGCCTGAAAATCCTGCTTGATCAGCGTGCGAACCGCCTGGGCCTTGCCATAGTAGGCCTCGTAATAGCCGGCGCTGAGGGCATAGGTGCCGAGCATGATGCGGCGCTTGACCTCCGGACCGAATCCTTCCTGGCGCGTGGTCAGGTAGAGGTCGAGCAGGTCCTTGCTCGATGAGCCGCGCAGGCCGAACCGCACACCGTCATACCGGGCCAGGTTCGAGCTGGCTTCGGCCGTCGCGATAAGATAATACGTTGCCACGGCCGCGCCCGTCATCGGGAGTTTGATCTCCTTGATCTCCGCCCCCAGTTCTTGTAATTCGCCGAGCGCGACACCGACCGCCTGCTCGATCTGAGGATCGAGCCCCTCCGCAAAATACTCCATCGGCACGCCGATGCGGACCTTCCGCAAATCCTTGCGCTTGAACACCCGCGTATAGTCGGGAACGGGCACCGCGGCGGAGGTGGAATCCAACGGGTCATGCCCGGCGATCACGTTGAGCAGAATGGCGGCGTCCGCCACGTCCTTGGTGATCGGACCGATCTGATCCAGCGAGGAGGCGAACGCGACCAGCCCGTACCGCGACACGCGCCCATAGGTCGGCTTGAGCCCCACCACGCCGCAGAGCGCCGCCGGCTGGCGGATCGACCCGCCCGTGTCGGACCCCAAGGCCGCCACGCATTCGTCGGCCGCGACGGCCGCCGCGGACCCACCGCTCGACCCGCCCGGAACGCATTTCGGGTTCCAGGGGTTGCGCGTGGGGCCAAAGGCCGAATTTTCGGTTGACGACCCCATGGCAAATTCATCCAGGTTCGTTTTGCCGATCAACAGAAATCCCTGCGCCCTCAGCTTGGCCACGACCGTGGCATCGTAGGGAGGCACGAAGTTCTCAAGCATCCTCGAGGCGCAGGTCGTCTTCATCCCTTCGGTGCAGATATTGTCCTTGATCGCTATGGGCATCGCCATCATCGGCTGGGTCTTGCGCCAGCCTTTGAGGCTCTCATCCAACGCCTCGGCTGCCGCCGCCAGAAACTCCTTGCCGGCGCGGGTGATATAGGCGTGGACCCTCGGCTCGACGTGATTGATCCGGAGGTCATACGCGCGGACGATCTCCCGGGCCTTCACGTCGCCACCCGTGAACTTGGCCTGGAGCTGTTGGAGGGTCAACTTGTGGAGGGGCGTCATGACGGTTTCGTCTTGTGCACGATGCGATTCTTCTCATCCACGAGAATGATCCGTGGATGGTGCCGCTTGGCTTCTTCCTCGCCGTAATACTCGTAGCAGAAAATGATGATCTTATCGCCCACTACGGCCTTGCGGGCGGTCGGACCGTTGAGCACCACCTCGCCGCTCCCCCGTTTTCCCGCCATGGCGTAGGTGGAGAACCGCTCCCCGTTGTTCAGGTTGGAGATCATGATGAACTCATAGGGCAGAATGCCGGCCGCTTCGAGCAGGTCTTCGTCCACCGTCAAGCTGCCCTCGTATTCGAGGTTGGCATCGGTGACCAGCACGCGATGAATCTTGGACCGCAGCATTTGTCGAAACATGCGTCTATCCTTTTTTTCGCGGCCGGTTCCCAAACAGCCCCGGCCGGCGCTTCGGTTTCCCTATCGCTCCTGAATGACCTTGGGGACGAGAAACGTCCCCCCCTCCGCCTCCGGTGCATTCGCCGTCGCCGCTTCGGCGCCCAACGACGGCCGAACCTCGTCCTCGCGCAACAGTCCGGGTTGGTCGAGCCCCGAGGCCGTGTGGTCCACGCCCTCCGTGCCGATGGCCTTGAGCTGCTCGACATATTCCAAAATCTTGCTCAACTGCCCCGCGAACAAGGCCTTCTCCTCTTCGCTCAGGCGAAGGCGAGCGAGCTTCGCCACATGCTCGACCTGTTCCGTCGTGATTGACACCGTCCGGCCTCCCTCCGTTCCTTTCGTTCCTTGCGGATTATTCCACCGTCACGCTCTTCGCCAGATTCCGCGGCTGGTCCACG
The DNA window shown above is from Nitrospira tepida and carries:
- the gatB gene encoding Asp-tRNA(Asn)/Glu-tRNA(Gln) amidotransferase subunit GatB, whose translation is MTYEVVVGVEVHAQLRTRSKMFCGCGTTFGAAPNTLVCPVCLGLPGSLPVVNRTAVEMAIRAGLALNCTIETASRFARKNYFYPDLPKGYQISQYESPICANGWLDIQTGTATKRVRIRRAHLEEDAGKNVHETGTVSSRIDLNRAGTPLLEIVTEPDLRSPDEVVAYLKALRDLLVYLEVCDGNMEEGSFRCEPNLSLRPVGQAAYGTKVELKNINSFKFAKDAMEYEIKRQAKVLDEGGTIQQETRLWDLERGQTAVMRSKEEAHDYRYFPDPDLLPLTIDPAWIEALRATLPELPEAKQMRFVSDYGLPEYDAQVLTGSKALADYFEACVRLFPQSKTVSNFVMGELLRELNQSGLSADRSPVTPDRLAALLQLVERGTISLKVARDIFPDLYRSGASPERFVQEKGLMQVSDEGALGLIIDEVLVKNPAQVGQYKSGKTQVLGFLVGQVMKASGGKANPGKVNELLREKLAG
- a CDS encoding YtxH domain-containing protein, translated to MADDRGPTAGAVLLAFLTGATMGAVAALLLAPRSGQETRDQLRTYARRTEGELRDLAGKAGEALEEVAEKGRHFVESQKSLLTEAFQAGRDAMRRERERVEGGKGSA
- a CDS encoding DUF948 domain-containing protein; this translates as MSGVEVAAIIAAVAFAGFVAFLVPTLLQLRETVRELSQVLVRLNTELPTLLSELRKMTENINQLTEQAQSGVSHASTLLHAMGEVGESVQQVHNLVRGSGGSLLSNVASLVAGFRAATSVVKERLHSQGGNPNGG
- the gatA gene encoding Asp-tRNA(Asn)/Glu-tRNA(Gln) amidotransferase subunit GatA produces the protein MTPLHKLTLQQLQAKFTGGDVKAREIVRAYDLRINHVEPRVHAYITRAGKEFLAAAAEALDESLKGWRKTQPMMAMPIAIKDNICTEGMKTTCASRMLENFVPPYDATVVAKLRAQGFLLIGKTNLDEFAMGSSTENSAFGPTRNPWNPKCVPGGSSGGSAAAVAADECVAALGSDTGGSIRQPAALCGVVGLKPTYGRVSRYGLVAFASSLDQIGPITKDVADAAILLNVIAGHDPLDSTSAAVPVPDYTRVFKRKDLRKVRIGVPMEYFAEGLDPQIEQAVGVALGELQELGAEIKEIKLPMTGAAVATYYLIATAEASSNLARYDGVRFGLRGSSSKDLLDLYLTTRQEGFGPEVKRRIMLGTYALSAGYYEAYYGKAQAVRTLIKQDFQAAFKEVDLIVTPVTPTPAFKLGEKTADPLQMYLSDIYTISVNLAGLPALALPCGLSSTGLPIGMQIIGRPFEEETIFRAGYVYEQATPWHTKRANVR
- the panD gene encoding aspartate 1-decarboxylase gives rise to the protein MFRQMLRSKIHRVLVTDANLEYEGSLTVDEDLLEAAGILPYEFIMISNLNNGERFSTYAMAGKRGSGEVVLNGPTARKAVVGDKIIIFCYEYYGEEEAKRHHPRIILVDEKNRIVHKTKPS
- the gatC gene encoding Asp-tRNA(Asn)/Glu-tRNA(Gln) amidotransferase subunit GatC, producing MSITTEQVEHVAKLARLRLSEEEKALFAGQLSKILEYVEQLKAIGTEGVDHTASGLDQPGLLREDEVRPSLGAEAATANAPEAEGGTFLVPKVIQER